In the genome of Bradyrhizobium arachidis, one region contains:
- a CDS encoding glutathione S-transferase family protein — MPPTITAFENSPDRGRGQARDMRVRWALEEVGQPYDVRLVSFKQMKEPAHLARHPFGQIPTYEDGDLALFESGAIVLHIAEHHPGLLPDEPNARSRAIAWMFAALNTLEPPIVELGMAMLFERDKSWYEARLPMLQDRVRVRLGELSLRLGGADWLDGAFSAGDLVMVTVLRRLNTSGLLEEYPDIAAYVARGEARPAFRRAFDAQLAVFTAASRS; from the coding sequence ATGCCTCCCACCATCACCGCCTTCGAAAACTCGCCCGACCGCGGCCGGGGACAGGCGCGCGACATGCGCGTCCGCTGGGCGCTGGAGGAAGTCGGGCAGCCCTATGACGTCCGCCTGGTTTCGTTCAAGCAGATGAAGGAGCCGGCGCACCTTGCGCGGCATCCGTTCGGGCAGATTCCGACCTATGAGGACGGCGATCTCGCGTTGTTCGAGTCCGGGGCGATCGTGCTCCACATCGCCGAACATCATCCCGGGCTGCTGCCGGACGAGCCGAATGCACGCTCGCGCGCGATCGCATGGATGTTCGCCGCGCTGAACACGCTGGAGCCGCCGATCGTCGAGCTCGGCATGGCGATGCTGTTCGAACGCGACAAGAGCTGGTACGAGGCGCGCCTGCCCATGCTGCAAGATCGCGTCCGTGTCAGGCTCGGCGAATTGTCCCTCCGCCTCGGCGGGGCCGACTGGCTCGACGGCGCTTTCAGCGCCGGCGACCTCGTGATGGTGACGGTGCTGCGTCGGCTGAACACATCGGGGCTGCTGGAGGAATATCCTGACATCGCCGCCTATGTCGCCCGTGGCGAGGCGCGGCCGGCGTTCAGGCGGGCGTTCGATGCGCAGCTGGCGGTGTTTACCGCGGCGTCGCGTTCGTAG
- a CDS encoding VOC family protein — MTSITPFLWFDNNVPEAVAFYKSVFPNAKIETVSDFMAVFELEGQRFHALNGGPQHRFNEAVSFFISVETQGEVDHFWEALTADGGEESRCGWLKDKFGLSWQVVPSALGRYLGDPDRTRANRVMQAMMKMRKIVIADLDKAYAG; from the coding sequence ATGACCTCCATCACGCCGTTCCTCTGGTTCGACAACAACGTCCCCGAGGCCGTCGCGTTCTACAAATCGGTGTTCCCCAACGCCAAGATCGAGACCGTCAGCGACTTCATGGCGGTGTTCGAGCTCGAAGGCCAGCGCTTCCACGCGCTCAACGGCGGGCCGCAACACCGCTTCAACGAGGCGGTGTCGTTCTTCATCAGCGTGGAGACGCAAGGCGAGGTGGATCATTTCTGGGAAGCGCTCACCGCCGACGGCGGTGAGGAGTCGCGATGCGGCTGGCTCAAGGACAAGTTCGGCCTGTCCTGGCAGGTGGTGCCATCAGCGCTCGGCCGCTACCTCGGCGACCCCGATCGCACCAGGGCGAACCGCGTCATGCAGGCCATGATGAAGATGCGGAAGATCGTGATCGCGGACCTGGACAAGGCGTATGCGGGGTGA